Proteins encoded together in one Bacillota bacterium window:
- a CDS encoding 23S rRNA (uracil(1939)-C(5))-methyltransferase RlmD codes for NGIPHLIYVSCNPASLARDLASLCQGGYRVQTVVPVDMFPQTCHVESVVLLSKDEG; via the coding sequence AAAACGGGATTCCTCACCTGATCTACGTATCCTGTAACCCCGCCTCCTTGGCTAGGGATCTTGCAAGTTTATGCCAAGGGGGATACCGAGTGCAAACGGTTGTGCCCGTCGATATGTTTCCCCAGACTTGCCATGTAGAATCAGTGGTGCTGTTATCGAAAGACGAAGGATAA